In Nitrospinaceae bacterium, the following are encoded in one genomic region:
- a CDS encoding thiamine pyrophosphate-binding protein encodes MARTGSRALLDALRENEAEYIFGIPGTLTLPFYDALIDFPVKPVITRHEQGAGFGADAYAKVSGKPGVIFTVPGPGGTNLATALQSAYEDSVPVVAITSALADNMRNKSAIHDVDMENALKSCVKKVLVPDSVAGIPPAVDAAFKWAVAGRPGPVQVVVKSNLLRAEEERVLRAPEFPLPEAPPALDEAALDKAAEMLLAAKRPVIYAGFGVEVSGCGRQLQLLASKLGAPIVTSIKGRGFLSEKDPLCFGVATFEGCEDMLSDADLCLAVGTGFGQFATLYYRVPIPENLIQIDIDPARLGRNYPAKLGIEADALEAIERILKRFEGTPELPPGEGHFRARTSKSVYAERLQAYMDKPASPPFDGLFVMKTIRDAFPPDTIFISDSSATQSWLMEQAFEIHRPRSVLLSEAYQSMGYAVPAAYGAKIGAPERTVCTIVGDGSFMMSCGELATAVSLGIDITYIIFNDGVYGALRHSQKYVYGERYIGTDINSPDFKTLAEAFGAVGHKVESGAEFAEALRESQSAGGVHVVDCPIDKNSLSSRWQRTVKTFAADPLSTEQPSR; translated from the coding sequence ATGGCTCGCACCGGATCAAGAGCGCTTTTGGACGCCCTAAGGGAGAATGAGGCGGAATATATTTTCGGGATTCCCGGCACGCTTACCCTGCCTTTTTATGACGCACTGATCGATTTTCCCGTGAAACCCGTCATTACGCGCCACGAGCAGGGGGCGGGTTTCGGGGCCGACGCCTATGCGAAGGTCTCTGGAAAGCCGGGTGTCATCTTTACGGTGCCCGGGCCAGGGGGCACGAATCTGGCCACAGCGCTTCAGTCGGCATATGAGGACTCTGTGCCCGTAGTGGCGATTACCTCGGCGCTGGCCGACAACATGCGCAACAAGAGTGCGATTCACGATGTGGACATGGAGAACGCGCTCAAATCTTGTGTGAAAAAAGTACTCGTCCCCGATTCGGTGGCGGGAATCCCGCCGGCGGTGGACGCTGCTTTCAAGTGGGCGGTGGCGGGAAGACCGGGGCCGGTTCAGGTTGTGGTGAAGTCGAATCTTTTGCGGGCCGAGGAGGAGCGTGTGCTTCGGGCGCCTGAGTTCCCGCTACCCGAGGCGCCGCCAGCGCTTGATGAGGCCGCACTCGACAAGGCTGCCGAGATGCTTCTGGCGGCAAAGCGCCCCGTCATCTATGCCGGATTCGGGGTTGAGGTTTCGGGTTGTGGTCGCCAGCTACAGCTTTTGGCCTCAAAACTTGGCGCACCTATCGTCACCTCAATTAAGGGCAGGGGATTTTTGTCGGAAAAAGATCCGCTCTGCTTTGGGGTGGCAACTTTTGAGGGATGCGAGGACATGCTCTCCGATGCGGATTTGTGCCTTGCCGTGGGCACTGGATTTGGGCAATTCGCCACCCTTTATTACCGTGTGCCGATTCCAGAAAATCTTATCCAGATCGATATCGACCCGGCTCGCCTGGGGAGAAACTATCCGGCGAAGCTGGGCATCGAGGCCGATGCGCTTGAGGCCATTGAGCGCATATTGAAACGATTTGAAGGCACGCCCGAGCTTCCGCCGGGCGAGGGCCATTTTCGCGCCCGCACCTCGAAATCGGTTTACGCCGAGCGCCTCCAGGCCTACATGGATAAACCGGCGAGCCCGCCCTTCGATGGACTGTTTGTCATGAAAACCATTCGCGACGCTTTTCCCCCGGATACGATTTTCATCTCGGACAGCTCGGCCACCCAGAGCTGGCTCATGGAGCAGGCCTTCGAGATTCATCGTCCACGGAGCGTCCTGCTCTCGGAGGCCTATCAATCGATGGGCTACGCGGTTCCTGCGGCCTATGGCGCCAAGATTGGGGCCCCCGAGCGCACCGTCTGCACCATCGTCGGGGACGGCAGCTTCATGATGTCGTGCGGTGAGCTTGCAACAGCCGTTTCTCTGGGGATCGACATTACCTACATCATATTCAACGATGGGGTCTATGGCGCGCTGCGCCACTCACAAAAATATGTATACGGCGAGCGCTATATTGGCACCGACATAAACAGTCCCGACTTCAAGACACTGGCCGAGGCATTTGGCGCCGTGGGACACAAGGTCGAATCAGGAGCCGAGTTTGCCGAGGCGCTTCGTGAGTCTCAGAGCGCGGGCGGGGTTCACGTCGTCGATTGTCCGATAGACAAAAACTCGCTCTCCTCGCGCTGGCAGCGCACGGTAAAAACATTCGCCGCCGATCCTCTCTCAACAGAGCAGCCATCGAGATAG